One genomic segment of Synechocystis sp. LKSZ1 includes these proteins:
- a CDS encoding 16S rRNA (cytosine(967)-C(5))-methyltransferase: protein MTSPRYLAFLALRDLDQRQSYPDQALDRILRPTSLEPMERGFVTELVYGVIRRQRTLDALVEQLSQRPIQKQAPDLRRILHLGLYQLRYLCHLPPAAVVHSTVDLAKTKGLGKLSGVVNGILRQYLRKQDQGTDPLILPANPSQRLGLLHSFPDWIMDIFLAQWGAETAEQICHYLNQTPSITLRINPLQVSRERVVQALESHGVATTIVDDLPQGLRLIKGAGAITALPGFTEGWWTVQDASAQMIGHILAPQAGETIIDACAAPGGKTTHIAELMQDQGRIYALDQTASRLKKLVVTQERLGLTSIQTWVGDSRQFSLPSGEQADRVLVDAPCSGLGTLNHNPDIRWRQAPEKIQQLIPQQQALLAQAATWVKPDGCIVYATCTLNALENQAIVQNFLTQHPTWQLEPIIWPNSTDNWANPTGWLQILPHQHQRDGFFIAKLQRQNSIRD from the coding sequence ATGACCTCCCCCCGTTACCTTGCCTTCCTGGCCCTGCGCGATCTAGACCAGCGTCAAAGCTATCCCGACCAGGCCCTTGACCGTATCCTGCGCCCCACTAGCCTAGAACCGATGGAACGAGGTTTTGTGACTGAGTTAGTCTACGGTGTCATTCGACGGCAACGAACCCTTGATGCGCTTGTGGAACAGTTAAGCCAACGACCCATACAAAAACAGGCCCCTGATCTGCGCCGCATTCTTCATCTGGGCCTCTACCAGTTGCGCTACCTTTGTCATCTCCCTCCAGCAGCCGTTGTCCATAGCACGGTAGATTTAGCCAAAACCAAGGGCCTAGGCAAATTGAGTGGAGTCGTGAATGGTATCCTGCGCCAGTACTTGCGCAAACAAGACCAGGGCACCGATCCGTTAATACTTCCGGCTAACCCAAGCCAACGCCTGGGCCTACTCCATAGTTTTCCTGACTGGATTATGGATATTTTTTTAGCGCAATGGGGAGCAGAAACAGCGGAGCAGATCTGTCATTACCTCAATCAAACCCCCAGTATTACCCTCCGCATTAATCCTCTCCAAGTTTCTCGAGAAAGGGTCGTCCAGGCCTTAGAAAGTCACGGGGTTGCGACAACGATCGTTGATGATTTACCCCAAGGCCTACGGCTGATTAAGGGGGCCGGGGCCATTACCGCCCTGCCAGGATTTACGGAGGGTTGGTGGACAGTCCAGGATGCCAGCGCCCAGATGATCGGCCATATCCTGGCCCCCCAAGCCGGGGAAACGATCATTGATGCCTGTGCGGCCCCCGGCGGCAAAACCACCCACATCGCTGAACTGATGCAAGACCAGGGACGCATCTATGCCCTAGACCAAACGGCCTCACGCCTCAAGAAACTCGTGGTCACCCAGGAGCGTTTGGGATTGACGAGTATCCAGACTTGGGTAGGGGACAGCCGTCAGTTTTCTCTACCGTCGGGGGAACAAGCCGACCGAGTGTTAGTGGATGCTCCCTGCTCTGGCCTGGGAACGCTGAACCATAATCCTGATATTCGTTGGCGCCAGGCCCCAGAAAAAATTCAGCAACTGATTCCCCAACAACAGGCCCTGTTGGCCCAGGCCGCAACCTGGGTAAAACCGGACGGCTGTATAGTTTATGCGACTTGTACCCTTAACGCTCTGGAAAATCAGGCTATTGTACAGAATTTTTTGACCCAGCATCCTACTTGGCAACTGGAACCAATTATTTGGCCCAACTCAACAGACAACTGGGCCAACCCCACCGGCTGGCTACAAATTTTGCCCCATCAGCACCAGCGGGATGGCTTTTTTATTGCCAAGTTACAGCGTCAAAACTCAATCCGGGATTAG
- a CDS encoding DUF948 domain-containing protein, with amino-acid sequence MTEPLFWLALSLVLVSVSLAAVLVTALPALQELGRAARSAEKLFDSLNREFPPTLEAIRLTGLEISELTDELDQGVKSATEFIQTVDQGLTTAKATVTTVQGTSQRFWIGVRTAWQTWQGHPPVKYQAKLIERRRGRER; translated from the coding sequence ATGACCGAACCTCTATTCTGGCTCGCGCTATCCCTTGTTCTCGTATCCGTCAGTCTTGCTGCCGTTCTGGTCACGGCCCTACCAGCCCTACAAGAATTGGGTCGGGCAGCCCGCAGTGCCGAAAAACTTTTCGATAGTCTGAACCGAGAATTTCCGCCAACCCTAGAGGCCATTCGCTTGACGGGTCTAGAAATTAGTGAATTAACCGATGAACTGGATCAAGGGGTTAAAAGTGCAACGGAATTTATCCAAACCGTTGATCAAGGCCTGACGACCGCTAAGGCCACTGTGACAACCGTCCAGGGAACAAGCCAGCGTTTTTGGATAGGAGTTCGTACCGCTTGGCAAACTTGGCAGGGCCATCCCCCGGTAAAATACCAAGCAAAGCTCATTGAAAGACGTCGGGGCCGCGAGCGTTAG
- the map gene encoding type I methionyl aminopeptidase: MGETITLLSQREIEKMRRAGRLAAKLLDHLAPMVKPGISTQELNDEAERWTKEHGAISAPLGYPGAQNAPPFPKSICTSINEVICHGIPSPERILQDGDIINIDVTPILDGYHGDTSRTFLVGTPSPVAQKLVAVTEECLRLGIAAVKPGGRVGDIGAAIQAYAESHGFSVVRDFVGHGISNIFHTPPQIPHYGTKGKGKKLRPGMVFTIEPMINEGTWEHTLLADGWTAVTKDGKLSAQFEHTVAVTQFGVEILTHNDD, encoded by the coding sequence ATGGGAGAAACGATTACGCTACTGTCCCAACGGGAAATTGAAAAAATGCGCCGGGCCGGCCGCTTAGCCGCTAAGCTCCTCGACCACCTGGCCCCGATGGTTAAGCCGGGGATCAGTACTCAGGAATTAAATGACGAGGCCGAGCGCTGGACGAAGGAACACGGGGCCATCAGTGCGCCCCTCGGTTATCCCGGTGCCCAGAATGCGCCGCCCTTCCCTAAATCTATTTGCACCAGCATTAATGAAGTCATCTGCCACGGTATTCCTAGCCCTGAGCGAATTTTGCAGGATGGCGACATTATCAACATTGATGTAACTCCTATCCTGGATGGCTACCACGGCGATACCTCCCGGACATTTTTAGTGGGAACCCCTTCTCCCGTTGCCCAAAAACTGGTGGCAGTTACAGAAGAATGCCTACGCTTGGGGATTGCCGCGGTGAAACCCGGTGGACGGGTAGGCGATATTGGAGCTGCGATCCAGGCTTACGCAGAAAGTCACGGCTTTTCCGTGGTAAGGGACTTTGTGGGCCATGGGATTAGCAATATTTTCCATACGCCGCCTCAGATTCCCCATTACGGTACTAAGGGGAAGGGTAAAAAATTGCGGCCCGGCATGGTGTTTACCATTGAACCCATGATTAACGAAGGCACTTGGGAACACACCTTGCTAGCGGATGGCTGGACGGCCGTTACCAAGGATGGCAAGCTCTCGGCCCAGTTTGAGCATACGGTTGCGGTAACGCAGTTTGGGGTAGAAATCCTGACCCACAACGATGATTGA
- the ychF gene encoding redox-regulated ATPase YchF yields the protein MLRAGIVGLPNVGKSTLFNALVANAKAEAANFPFCTIEPNVGVVSVPDERLGILAKLSQSEKVVPTRIEFVDIAGLVKGASQGEGLGNQFLANIREVDAIVQVVRCFDDDDIIHVSGSVDPVRDIEVINLELVLADLGQVERRLERSRKQAKGNKDFQAEVAALEKLVSALNEGIPARQVALSEEEAELIKPLGLLTRKPIIYATNVAEEDLATGNAWVEQVRPVAAQDQAMVVVISAQVESELVELPEEERTDYLASLGVTEGGLKSLIKATYELLGLRTYLTTGPQETRAWTIRAGMKAPQAAGVIHTDFERGFIRAETVAYQDLVACGTMQAAKEKGLVRSEGKEYVVQEGDIMLFRFNV from the coding sequence ATGCTCAGAGCCGGAATTGTCGGATTACCCAACGTGGGTAAATCTACCCTGTTTAATGCCCTTGTTGCCAATGCGAAAGCAGAGGCGGCCAATTTCCCCTTTTGTACCATCGAACCCAATGTGGGGGTGGTTTCGGTTCCCGATGAGCGCTTAGGGATTCTAGCCAAGTTGTCTCAATCGGAGAAAGTCGTCCCGACCCGCATTGAGTTTGTGGATATTGCTGGGTTAGTCAAGGGAGCCAGTCAGGGCGAGGGCCTGGGAAATCAATTTTTGGCCAATATCCGAGAAGTGGATGCCATTGTTCAAGTCGTGCGTTGTTTTGATGACGATGACATTATCCATGTGTCTGGTTCGGTCGATCCCGTGCGGGATATTGAAGTGATCAACCTAGAACTGGTGCTGGCAGATCTGGGCCAGGTCGAGCGGCGTTTAGAGCGCAGTCGCAAACAAGCCAAGGGCAATAAGGATTTTCAGGCGGAAGTGGCGGCCCTAGAAAAATTAGTGTCTGCCTTGAATGAAGGTATCCCGGCCCGGCAAGTGGCCCTGAGCGAAGAAGAAGCGGAGTTGATTAAACCCCTGGGATTGCTGACCCGGAAACCAATCATCTATGCGACGAATGTTGCTGAGGAAGACCTGGCCACGGGCAATGCTTGGGTGGAACAAGTCCGACCCGTAGCGGCCCAGGATCAAGCCATGGTGGTGGTGATCTCGGCCCAGGTAGAATCGGAATTGGTGGAATTGCCGGAGGAAGAGCGTACCGATTACCTGGCTTCGTTGGGGGTGACAGAAGGAGGCCTTAAATCCTTGATTAAAGCCACCTACGAGCTTTTGGGTCTAAGAACCTATCTCACCACTGGCCCCCAGGAAACGCGGGCCTGGACAATTCGGGCTGGCATGAAGGCCCCCCAGGCAGCCGGTGTGATCCATACTGACTTTGAGCGGGGGTTTATTCGGGCCGAAACCGTGGCTTATCAAGACCTCGTGGCCTGTGGTACGATGCAGGCCGCCAAGGAAAAGGGCCTAGTTCGCAGTGAAGGCAAGGAATACGTCGTCCAGGAAGGCGATATCATGCTTTTCCGCTTTAATGTTTAA
- a CDS encoding TIGR00300 family protein, with protein MTDPIRILMCAPDHYDVDYVINPWMEGNIHKSSRDRAVEQWQKLYEVIKGCAIVDLVAPAKGWPDMVFTANAGLVLGKNVVLSRFFHKERQGEEPYFKAWFAENGFTVYELPKDLPFEGAGDALFDREGRWLWAGYGFRSELDSHPYIAEWLDTEVVSLRLIDERFYHLDTCFCPLTGGYLLYYPPAFDAYSNRVIEMRIPPEKRIVVAEPDAVKFACNAVNIHQTIIMNQVSQDLKNRLQAVGFEVIETPLSEFLKAGGAAKCLTLRVTEPILETVHANVPIESRVVHMEGHLLDAGLLNQALDTIVENSGSFRVLNFNLGVERNSVSSAEVRVSAPSHDIMEGIMTQLIELGAVPPPQELCDINTEVVTQAGVAPDDFYVSTIYPTEVRVNCEWMRVENQRMDAAIVVGQTVTGPTATCKLLRDLQVGDRVMVGVEGIRTIKKVESHEAGRKENKEFAFMASGVSSERRVELLVEQVAWEIRKIRDQGGKIVVTAGPVVIHTGGAQHLSHLIREGYVHALLGGNAIAVHDMEQAVMGTSLGVDMQRGIPVRGGHRHHLKVINTIRRYGGIRPAVEAGFIRKGVMYECIKNQVPYCLAGSIRDDGPLPDTEMDLIQAQGRYAELIQGADMILMLSSMLHSIGVGNMTPAGVKMVCVDINPAVVTKLSDRGSVESIGVVTDVGLFLSLLVQQLNHLTQPYSQEQVLV; from the coding sequence ATGACTGACCCTATCCGTATTTTGATGTGTGCCCCTGACCACTACGACGTGGATTATGTGATTAATCCCTGGATGGAAGGCAATATCCACAAATCTTCCCGTGACCGTGCCGTGGAACAGTGGCAGAAATTATATGAAGTCATTAAAGGCTGTGCCATTGTGGACTTGGTAGCCCCCGCGAAGGGATGGCCCGACATGGTATTTACGGCTAATGCCGGATTAGTCCTGGGCAAAAACGTGGTTCTCAGTCGTTTTTTCCATAAGGAACGCCAGGGAGAAGAACCCTATTTCAAGGCCTGGTTTGCAGAAAATGGCTTTACCGTTTACGAATTACCCAAGGATCTGCCCTTTGAAGGGGCCGGTGATGCCCTCTTTGACCGGGAAGGACGCTGGTTATGGGCCGGCTACGGTTTTCGCTCTGAATTAGATTCCCATCCCTACATTGCCGAATGGCTAGATACCGAAGTCGTTTCCCTGCGTCTGATCGATGAGCGCTTCTACCATCTAGATACTTGCTTTTGTCCCCTCACGGGCGGTTATCTGCTTTACTATCCACCGGCCTTTGATGCCTATTCCAACCGCGTGATTGAAATGCGGATTCCCCCTGAAAAGCGGATCGTAGTGGCGGAACCCGATGCGGTGAAGTTTGCCTGTAATGCGGTCAATATTCATCAGACCATCATTATGAATCAGGTCAGTCAAGACCTGAAAAATCGACTCCAAGCCGTGGGCTTTGAAGTAATTGAAACGCCCCTAAGTGAATTCCTCAAGGCCGGGGGAGCCGCGAAATGTCTCACCCTACGGGTCACAGAGCCCATTCTCGAAACGGTTCATGCCAATGTTCCCATTGAGAGTCGGGTGGTACACATGGAGGGCCATTTGCTAGATGCCGGTCTCCTGAACCAGGCCCTGGATACCATCGTTGAAAATAGCGGCAGTTTCCGCGTGCTGAACTTCAACTTAGGGGTTGAGCGCAACAGTGTTTCGTCGGCGGAAGTCCGAGTTTCGGCCCCATCCCACGACATTATGGAAGGCATTATGACCCAACTGATCGAGTTGGGGGCTGTGCCACCGCCCCAGGAACTCTGTGACATTAATACAGAGGTGGTTACCCAGGCCGGGGTTGCACCGGATGATTTCTATGTCAGTACGATTTACCCCACGGAAGTCCGGGTCAATTGTGAGTGGATGCGCGTAGAAAACCAACGGATGGATGCGGCGATTGTGGTCGGTCAAACGGTCACTGGCCCTACGGCAACCTGTAAACTACTCCGGGATCTCCAGGTCGGAGACCGGGTGATGGTCGGCGTCGAAGGGATTCGAACCATTAAAAAAGTGGAATCCCACGAAGCAGGACGTAAGGAAAATAAAGAATTTGCCTTTATGGCCTCCGGAGTTTCGAGCGAACGCCGGGTGGAACTACTAGTAGAACAAGTAGCCTGGGAAATACGCAAAATTCGAGACCAGGGCGGCAAAATCGTGGTGACGGCCGGGCCGGTCGTGATTCATACCGGGGGTGCTCAACACCTGTCTCACCTGATTCGTGAGGGTTACGTTCATGCTCTCCTGGGAGGCAATGCCATCGCGGTTCATGACATGGAACAGGCCGTGATGGGAACGTCCCTAGGGGTTGACATGCAACGGGGGATTCCGGTGCGAGGCGGCCACCGTCATCACCTCAAGGTGATTAATACCATCCGGCGCTATGGTGGGATTCGTCCGGCGGTGGAGGCCGGCTTTATTCGCAAAGGGGTCATGTACGAATGCATTAAAAATCAGGTTCCCTACTGTCTAGCGGGTTCCATCCGCGATGATGGCCCGCTACCGGATACGGAAATGGATCTGATCCAGGCCCAGGGCCGCTATGCCGAGTTAATCCAAGGGGCCGACATGATTCTGATGCTATCCAGTATGTTGCACTCCATTGGGGTCGGGAATATGACCCCCGCCGGCGTCAAGATGGTCTGTGTGGATATTAATCCCGCCGTGGTCACCAAGCTGAGCGACCGGGGTTCCGTCGAATCCATTGGCGTTGTCACGGATGTGGGGCTCTTCCTGAGTCTACTGGTACAACAACTCAACCACTTGACTCAGCCCTATAGCCAAGAACAAGTCCTAGTTTAG
- the sufR gene encoding iron-sulfur cluster biosynthesis transcriptional regulator SufR: protein MTISPAPSTKADILNHLLKQGQATAHALAQHLKISPQAIRRHLKDLEGEGLIIFHAVQEGMGRPQHYYQLSKEGRERFPQRYGEFALSFLDALVETVGEQQVGVVLQKQWQRKAETYRRQLGDGPRQARVQKLVELRQQEGYMAELHSLEPADSETFVLAEHHCAIAEVAESYPTVCDHELEMFAAILPDCTVERTHWLNNGEHSCGYLIQPKV, encoded by the coding sequence ATGACGATTTCCCCTGCTCCATCCACAAAAGCGGATATTCTAAACCACTTGCTGAAACAAGGACAAGCGACGGCCCACGCTTTGGCCCAGCATTTAAAGATTAGTCCCCAGGCTATCCGTCGTCATCTCAAGGATCTAGAAGGGGAAGGCCTGATCATTTTCCATGCAGTACAGGAAGGCATGGGCCGGCCCCAGCACTATTACCAACTAAGCAAGGAAGGGCGGGAACGTTTTCCCCAGCGCTACGGCGAGTTTGCCCTCTCCTTTCTGGATGCTCTGGTGGAAACCGTCGGCGAACAGCAGGTCGGTGTCGTTCTCCAAAAACAATGGCAACGCAAGGCCGAGACCTATCGGCGACAATTGGGAGACGGCCCCCGTCAGGCCCGGGTGCAAAAATTAGTAGAATTACGCCAGCAGGAGGGTTACATGGCAGAACTCCACTCCCTAGAGCCGGCGGATAGTGAAACTTTTGTCTTGGCCGAACACCATTGCGCTATTGCGGAGGTGGCAGAATCCTACCCCACGGTGTGCGATCATGAACTGGAAATGTTTGCGGCAATCCTACCGGATTGCACCGTAGAGCGTACCCACTGGCTTAATAATGGAGAACATAGCTGTGGCTATTTGATCCAGCCCAAGGTCTAG
- a CDS encoding secondary thiamine-phosphate synthase enzyme YjbQ — MLTQYQNILTIQTAGKSLQPITSQVQAVVKASGVQTGLCTLFVRHTSASLLIQENADPDVLKDLETFFAQLVPESPHRYRHSTEGLDDMPAHIRSALTQTSEQIPITQGRLALGTWQGIYLWEHRQRPQGRSVIVHVSGLDRED, encoded by the coding sequence ATGTTAACGCAGTACCAAAACATTCTGACGATTCAGACGGCAGGGAAATCCCTGCAACCCATTACCAGTCAAGTGCAAGCGGTGGTTAAGGCCTCGGGCGTTCAAACGGGCTTATGTACCTTATTTGTTCGACATACCTCGGCTTCACTCCTGATCCAGGAAAATGCGGATCCCGATGTTCTGAAGGATCTGGAAACCTTCTTTGCTCAACTAGTGCCGGAATCGCCCCACCGCTATCGCCACAGCACCGAGGGCCTAGATGATATGCCAGCCCATATTCGTTCGGCCCTGACCCAGACCTCAGAACAAATCCCCATTACCCAAGGACGATTAGCCCTGGGTACCTGGCAGGGGATTTACCTGTGGGAGCATCGTCAACGGCCCCAAGGCCGGTCAGTTATTGTTCATGTGAGTGGGCTGGATCGGGAGGATTAG
- a CDS encoding VOC family protein — MIEQAFLTIGTEQFETVVAFYQAWLQQGPDRYQAERYAEFHLPGLTLGIFRPQSSHQREFQSSTGSGFSLCLEVTNLETAIAELTALGYPPRNPIQETSHGREVYGYDPAGNRIILHQI, encoded by the coding sequence ATGATTGAACAGGCTTTTTTGACCATTGGTACCGAGCAATTTGAGACCGTGGTGGCTTTTTATCAGGCCTGGCTCCAGCAAGGCCCTGACCGCTACCAAGCAGAGCGTTATGCCGAATTTCATCTGCCGGGTTTAACCCTCGGGATTTTTCGGCCCCAATCCAGCCATCAAAGGGAATTTCAGTCCTCGACGGGTAGTGGCTTTAGCCTGTGTCTGGAGGTCACGAATTTAGAAACAGCCATTGCCGAGTTAACGGCCCTGGGTTATCCGCCCCGAAACCCCATACAAGAAACCTCCCATGGTCGGGAGGTCTACGGCTATGACCCGGCGGGTAATCGCATTATTTTGCACCAGATCTAG
- the sufB gene encoding Fe-S cluster assembly protein SufB → MSATNLKTLVNQPYKYGFVTEIEADTIPRGLNEDVIRLISAKKNEPDFMLEFRLRAYRHWLTMTEPTWPHVSYPAIDYQDIIYYSAPKQKKEKLDSLDDVDPALLETFEKLGIPLSEQKRLSNVAVDAIFDSVSIGTTFKEKLAEHGVIFCSISEALQEHPDLVQKYLGSVVPIADNYFAALNSAVFSDGSFVFIPKGIKCPMDLSTYFRINNGDTGQFERTLIIAEEGASVSYLEGCTAPMYDSNQLHAAVVELVALDNAEIKYSTVQNWYAGDANGKGGIYNFVTKRGLCKGVNSKISWTQVETGSAITWKYPSCVLVGDHSVGEFYSIALTNNKQQADTGTKMIHIGKNTRSTIISKGISAGNSQNSYRGLVKMGPQAKGARNYSQCDSMLIGDRAEANTFPYIQVDNNTAKVEHEASTSKIGEDQLFYFAQRGISEEDAISLLVSGFCKEVLNELPLEFAAEADKLLSLKLEGTVG, encoded by the coding sequence ATGAGTGCGACCAACCTCAAAACCCTCGTCAATCAACCCTATAAATACGGCTTTGTCACCGAGATTGAAGCGGATACCATTCCTCGGGGCCTGAATGAAGACGTAATTCGGCTCATTTCCGCTAAGAAAAATGAACCAGACTTCATGCTGGAATTTCGGCTCCGGGCCTATCGTCACTGGTTGACCATGACTGAGCCGACCTGGCCGCACGTGAGCTATCCCGCCATCGACTACCAGGATATTATTTACTATTCCGCGCCGAAACAGAAGAAAGAAAAATTAGACAGCCTGGATGACGTTGATCCGGCCTTGTTGGAAACCTTTGAGAAATTAGGAATTCCCCTCTCCGAACAAAAACGCCTGAGTAATGTGGCCGTGGATGCCATTTTTGACAGTGTTTCCATTGGTACGACCTTTAAGGAAAAACTAGCGGAACACGGGGTTATTTTCTGCTCCATCTCCGAGGCCCTGCAGGAACATCCAGACCTGGTGCAGAAATATTTGGGGAGTGTGGTGCCCATTGCCGATAATTACTTTGCCGCTTTGAACTCTGCGGTATTTAGCGATGGCTCCTTTGTCTTTATTCCTAAAGGCATTAAATGCCCCATGGATTTATCGACCTATTTCCGTATTAATAACGGCGATACCGGCCAGTTTGAACGGACATTAATCATAGCCGAAGAAGGAGCAAGTGTTTCATACCTTGAAGGCTGTACAGCGCCCATGTATGACAGCAATCAACTCCATGCCGCTGTGGTGGAATTAGTGGCCTTGGACAATGCCGAAATTAAGTACTCTACAGTGCAGAATTGGTACGCTGGTGATGCCAACGGCAAAGGAGGGATTTACAACTTCGTCACCAAGCGGGGCCTGTGTAAGGGCGTTAACTCGAAGATTTCCTGGACGCAGGTAGAAACGGGTTCAGCGATTACCTGGAAATACCCCAGTTGTGTGCTGGTGGGGGATCATTCCGTTGGGGAATTTTATTCCATTGCGTTGACTAATAATAAGCAGCAGGCAGACACGGGCACCAAGATGATCCACATCGGTAAAAATACCCGCAGTACCATCATTTCCAAGGGTATTTCTGCTGGGAATTCCCAAAATAGTTATCGTGGCCTGGTGAAAATGGGCCCCCAAGCCAAGGGCGCTCGTAATTACTCTCAATGTGATTCCATGCTGATCGGCGACCGAGCGGAAGCCAATACCTTTCCCTATATTCAAGTCGATAATAATACAGCCAAGGTCGAGCATGAGGCCTCTACATCAAAAATTGGCGAAGATCAGCTTTTCTACTTTGCCCAGCGGGGTATTTCGGAAGAAGACGCCATTTCCCTCTTGGTCAGTGGCTTTTGCAAGGAAGTTCTCAATGAATTACCCCTGGAATTTGCTGCAGAGGCCGATAAGCTGTTGAGTTTGAAACTAGAGGGTACCGTCGGTTAA
- a CDS encoding phycobiliprotein lyase, with translation MWSFPEFFEHCDGYWSIERTYHTPSTGEVERSHTDYHVTPLTDGEKLPLLAVAGGQVVFDQALLRQNPALIPGFQITFETLSEKGERRAMGLKALFVSDTYLQKDDSSPLALPLAAAVGHDPEIIQGYYLRDHGYEEAGAIAGRFTYQPQRHCLEMTTYYQQSVAVDQMHFLDAATRLRTITTYRRPLLNEIPTEITLVGFGLEKRYKFAEAPQA, from the coding sequence ATGTGGAGCTTTCCAGAATTCTTTGAGCACTGCGATGGCTACTGGAGTATTGAGCGTACTTACCATACTCCCAGTACTGGGGAAGTCGAGCGTTCCCACACGGACTACCATGTCACCCCTTTGACCGATGGAGAAAAACTGCCCCTTCTGGCGGTGGCTGGAGGCCAAGTGGTTTTTGATCAGGCCCTCCTCCGCCAAAATCCGGCCCTGATACCGGGTTTTCAAATTACCTTTGAGACCCTTTCGGAAAAGGGAGAACGCCGGGCCATGGGCCTTAAGGCCCTCTTTGTGTCCGATACCTATCTTCAAAAAGACGACAGTTCTCCCCTGGCCCTGCCCCTGGCCGCTGCCGTTGGGCACGACCCTGAGATTATTCAAGGCTACTACCTTCGAGATCACGGGTACGAAGAAGCCGGGGCCATTGCAGGACGGTTTACCTACCAACCCCAGCGTCATTGCCTGGAGATGACGACCTACTACCAGCAATCCGTTGCCGTTGATCAAATGCACTTTCTCGATGCCGCTACCCGGCTACGCACCATCACCACCTATCGACGTCCCTTGCTCAACGAAATCCCAACGGAGATTACCCTGGTGGGTTTTGGCCTGGAAAAGCGGTACAAATTTGCCGAAGCGCCCCAGGCTTGA
- a CDS encoding YtxH domain-containing protein translates to MAKDSKGGGLWVGLVVGGLIGTATGLLLAPRSGRDTRRILKKSAEALPELVEDLSTMLQLQTGQLSESAQKNWQETLNRLQEAITAGIEASQMAAIQEENAHNSPANSSMTNQPRP, encoded by the coding sequence ATGGCAAAGGATAGCAAGGGCGGTGGTTTATGGGTCGGCCTGGTTGTGGGAGGACTCATCGGTACCGCAACCGGCCTCTTACTTGCTCCGCGCTCTGGTCGTGATACCCGCCGCATTCTCAAAAAATCCGCCGAGGCCCTCCCTGAGTTGGTCGAGGACTTGAGTACCATGCTCCAACTTCAAACGGGCCAGCTCTCCGAATCAGCCCAGAAAAATTGGCAAGAGACCCTCAATCGTCTGCAAGAGGCCATTACTGCCGGGATTGAGGCTAGTCAAATGGCGGCCATTCAAGAGGAAAACGCCCATAATAGTCCCGCCAATAGCAGTATGACCAATCAGCCCCGCCCATGA